The window AAAATCGGTACAAAAGAATAAAACTCACGAGAAAGAAGTTTCGGCTGTAAAAAGAACATCCGTAAGGTTTGTGGTTTCAGATATTTCTAAGGGTACACCGCTTGATAGTCCGCCAACTATTGTAGATGAATTATCCGGAGAAAAAATAGAGCCAACTAGATTGAGTGATGGAGAGTATGATATTTTCATTGAGACTAATAAAATATACAAGGTAGAATGTAAGGTAGAAGGCTACAAACCCTTTGTTAAATCTGTAAACATAAGCAAAGAGGCAAAAGGAGAAGATAATCGGTTTCAACTAGAGCTTACCCCATTTACCAAAAAAACATCTGTGAAAATTGTAGTAGTAGATGAAGTAAAAGCGCTACCTATTGATTATATGCCAACCGTTACAGATGAATTGACAGGAAAAAAAGCAGAAATAAAAAAGTTAGCAGATGGAGAATACGAAGTATATATTGAGAAGGATAAACTGTATAAAGTAGAGTGCAATGCCATTGGATACAAGGCTTTTGATAAACCTGTAAATATTAGTAAGGAAGTAAAAGGAGAAGACAACAGATTTCAAATTTTACTAACACCACTAAAAGTAGGAGAGAGTTTTATTCTCAAAAACATCTATTTTCACCCCAATACACCGGTTTTTAAATCAGAATCAAATAAAGAACTTCAAAATTTGTATAAGTATATGGCTTCAAATCCGGAGGCTGTTATTTCTATCGAGGGGCATACAAATTCCAACAGATACATAAAACGAGAAAAACGGAGAGCCGAAATGGGTGGCAAATGGGCTTTTCATGGCACTGCAAAAAAATTATCAAAAAAACGTGCATCGGAAGTAAAAGATTTTTTAAATAAAAAAGGAGTAGAGCAAAAGCGTATTAAAACCAAAGGTTGGGGCGGAGATCAGGAACTTTACCCTGAACCCAAGAATTTTCAAGAGAGTTTGAAAAACATGCGTGTTGAGGTACACATTTTAAAAATGTAGTTAAAAGGAAGTGAAAAGAATTATACAGATTTTTATTTTTTTGATGGTGCTTCAAGCTTCTATTTTGTATTGCCAATCCAATAAGAAAAAGTACGAAGGCACCGGCTCAGTATCAGAATTTGTAATGCCTTCGCAAGCTAAGGTAATAGGTCATTTCGATTTGTTTTACGAAACTCAAATGCCCAATTTGCCAGACGATAAACGGTCTTTTTGGTATAAAATGGTGTTTAATAAAGATTGCTTTTTTAAGTTTAATTTGTTTCCTCTTCTTACTACAGACAGATACGATTTTAGGCTATATAAAATTCCCGAAAATTTAAATTTTTGTTATGCAATAACGGAAAATAAAATAGAATCAATTACAAATGTTAAAGTAAAACGAGAGTTTGCCGATTCGGCTCAATCAAAGGAGTTTAGAGCGGGACTAGTATATATAAAAGAGGTGCAAGTAAAACGAGGAGATGCAATTTATATTGAGATTGTAAATTTGTGGGGGAGTGATATTGGGCACATTATCGATTTTAATACCTGCGATTATTCATATG of the Bacteroidota bacterium genome contains:
- a CDS encoding OmpA family protein, whose translation is MTSKKYYCFFFLFWILVSIGLAQTPSKHKPLFIEQKNLDPKSVQKNKTHEKEVSAVKRTSVRFVVSDISKGTPLDSPPTIVDELSGEKIEPTRLSDGEYDIFIETNKIYKVECKVEGYKPFVKSVNISKEAKGEDNRFQLELTPFTKKTSVKIVVVDEVKALPIDYMPTVTDELTGKKAEIKKLADGEYEVYIEKDKLYKVECNAIGYKAFDKPVNISKEVKGEDNRFQILLTPLKVGESFILKNIYFHPNTPVFKSESNKELQNLYKYMASNPEAVISIEGHTNSNRYIKREKRRAEMGGKWAFHGTAKKLSKKRASEVKDFLNKKGVEQKRIKTKGWGGDQELYPEPKNFQESLKNMRVEVHILKM